The following coding sequences lie in one Lolium perenne isolate Kyuss_39 chromosome 2, Kyuss_2.0, whole genome shotgun sequence genomic window:
- the LOC127335440 gene encoding magnesium transporter MRS2-C, with protein MDQDIKQRLLLPPRAAANGPHRRGKPAAPGGVGVGGGGGGGGVAIDVHGLKKRGGGRRSWVRVDAATGASEAVEVAKPALMRRLDLPARDLRLLDPLFVYPSAILGRERAVVCNLERIRCIITADEALVLRDQDADGAVRMYVDELQRRLVDRADDLPFEFIALEVALEAACSFLDAQAVELEAEAYPLLDDLTAKISTLDLERARRLKSKLVALTRRVQKVRDEIEQLMDDDGDMAEMYLTEKKMRMEASLLDEQGLQGIGNNVFGSSFSAQVSLSAPVSPASSPPASRRLEKQFSFARSRHDSFKSSESSQYNIEELEMLLEAYFVVIDYTLNKLTSLKEYIDDTEDFINIQLDNVRNQLIQFELLLTTATFVVAIFGVVSGVFGMNFEQMDVLKLPHAFEWTLIITGVAGAVIFACLLWYFKKRRFFPL; from the exons ATGGACCAAGACATCAAGCAGCGCCTCCTCCTcccgccccgcgccgccgccaacggGCCCCACCGCCGCGGCAAGCCCGCGGCGCCAggcggcgtcggcgtcggcgggggaggaggcggcggcggcgtggccatCGACGTCCACGGCCTGAAGAagcgcggcggcgggcggcgctcgtgggtgCGGGTGGACGCGGCGACGGGCGCGTCCGAGGCGGTGGAGGTCGCCAAGCCGGCGCTCATGCGGCGCCTCGACCTGCCCGCGCGCGACCTCCGCCTCCTCGACCCGCTCTTCGTCTACCCCTCCGCCATCCTCGGCCGCGAGCGCGCCGTCGTCTGCAACCTCGAGCGGATACGCTGCATCATCACCGCAGACGAGGCGCTCGTCCTGCGCGACCAGGACGCCGACGGGGCCGTAAGGATGTACGTCGACGAGCTGCAGCGACGCCTCGTCGACCGCGCCGACGACCTGCCCTTCGAGTTCATCGCCCTCGAGGTTGCGCTCGAAGCAGCATGCTCATTCCTCGACGCGCAG GCTGTTGAATTGGAGGCTGAAGCTTATCCACTGCTAGACGACTTAACAGCGAAAATCAGTACCCTTGACTTGGAGCGTGCTCGACGCCTAAAGAGCAAGCTGGTTGCATTGACTAGGAGGGTCCAAAAG GTCAGAGATGAGATAGAGCAGCTGatggatgatgatggtgatatGGCTGAAATGTACCTCACTGAGAAGAAGATGAGGATGGAAGCATCATTGCTAGACGAGCAAGGCCTTCAAGGAATTGGCAATAATGTGTTTGGCTCAtcattctctgctcaagtttcccTTTCTGCTCCAGTTTCCCCAGCTTCGTCACCCCCTGCATCTCGGCGACTTGAGAAGCAATTTAGTTTTGCTAGAAGCAGACACGACAGCTTCAAGAGCTCAGAGAGCAGCCAGTATAACATAGAAGAACTGGAAATGTTATTGGAGGCTTACTTTGTGGTTATTGACTACACTCTCAACAAATTAACTTCG CTGAAGGAGTATATTGATGACACAGAGGATTTCATCAACATCCAGCTG GATAACGTGCGGAACCAACTGATCCAGTTCGAGCTGCTGCTGACCACCGCTACATTTGTGGTGGCCATCTTCGGGGTCGTCTCGGGAGTCTTCGGCATGAACTTTGAGCAGATGGATGTGCTGAAGTTGCCGCATGCTTTCGAGTGGACGCTCATCATAACAGGTGTCGCTGGCGCAGTCATATTCGCCTGTCTCCTGTGGTACTTCAAGAAGAGAAGGTTCTTCCCCTTGTAG
- the LOC127335442 gene encoding uncharacterized protein has translation MSGSSSRGRLSPASGGGDSEPRSAGSRTRSVSATRGRKASPRPGRDATAAVEEKKPAAAPTLLPSLSVPAGMRRQELLLRSGFSLDASCSSDASTDSFCSRASTGRIGRPVSGPRRKKAVPQTDHKLAAMLEREAGSASPGCASGLKRRCAWVTANTDPCYVAFHDEEWGVPVHDDKKLFELLVLSGSLAELTWPTILNKRSVFREVFMDFDPALVSKLSERKIIAPGSPSSSLLSEQKLRGVIENARQILKIIEEFGSFDKYCWSFVNHRPILSTFRYPRQVPVKTSKADAISKDLVRRGFRSVGPTVVYTFMQVTGMTNDHLVSCYRFAECATTAASAKLTGSGTEANSGGGDHATEQMNGTNGLATDAELSRTIDELSIS, from the exons ATGTCCGGGTCCAGCTCGAGGGGGCGGCTGTCGCCGGCGtccggcggcggagactccgagcCGAGGTCCGCGGGGAGCAGGACCAGGTCCGTGTCTGCCACCCGGGGCCGGAAGGCGTCGCCGAGGCCCGGGCGGGATGCCACAGCAGCGGTGGAGGAGAAGAAGCCGGCTGCGGCCCCCACATTGCTGCCGTCCCTCAGCGTGCCGGCGGGGATGCGCCGGCAGGAGCTGCTGCTGCGCTCGGGGTTCTCTCTCGACGCGTCGTGCTCATCGGACGCGTCCACGGACTCGTTCTGTAGCCGGGCGTCCACCGGGCGGATCGGGAGGCCGGTGTCCGggccgaggaggaagaaggccgtCCCTCAGACTGACCACAAGCTTGCTGCCATGCTGGAAAGGGAGGCTGGATCCGCTTCTCCGGGTTGCGCTTCTGGCCTCAAGAGGAGGTGCGCCTGGGTGACGGCTAATACTG ATCCATGTTATGTTGCATTCCATGATGAAGAGTGGGGAGTTCCAGTTCATGATGACAA GAAGTTGTTTGAGTTGCTGGTACTCTCAGGTTCATTAGCTGAGCTTACATGGCCAACAATTTTGAACAAAAGATCTGTATTCAG GGAGGTTTTTATGGATTTTGACCCAGCACTGGTCTCCAAATTAAGTGAGAGGAAGATCATTGCACCGGGAAGTCCTAGCAGCTCCTTGTTATCTGAACAGAAACTGCGCGGTGTTATTGAGAATGCGCGACAAATACTGAAG ATCATAGAGGAGTTTGGGTCATTTGATAAGTACTGTTGGAGCTTTGTGAACCACAGACCAATTTTGAGTACATTCAGGTATCCCCGTCAGGTTCCTGTAAAGACATCTAAAGCAGACGCCATAAGCAAAGATTTGGTCAGAAGGGGTTTCCGCAGTGTAGGCCCAACAGTCGTGTACACCTTCATGCAAGTCACTGGCATGACAAATGACCACCTCGTCTCTTGCTACCGGTTTGCTGAATGCGCCACAACTGCAGCTAGTGCTAAGCTTACCGGATCAGGCACTGAAGCAAATTCAGGTGGTGGCGACCATGCCACAGAACAGATGAATGGGACCAACGGGCTTGCCACTGATGCCGAGCTTTCCAGAACTATAGATGAACTCAGCATCTCGTAG
- the LOC127335441 gene encoding UPF0481 protein At3g47200-like, producing the protein MADETVEAWVVDVEKTLVDSQPEAEGAKWMAQSIYLVPARMKILGAGAYKPRTLSLGPYHHGDPDLLPMEVHKRRALRHVVRRSGKTARQFVAGVEEVAEKLEGAYADLGDEWRGPGNRSRFLQVMVTDGCFLLEVMRMAAAGEHVGDYAPKDPVFSMHGLLYTVPHIRLDMVIMENQLPLLLLQKIMALENVNTNLTDEFAINRMVLEFLSTMLQPLPPGIGLALHPLDVIRRSFLSGQDQLTSITQGQGYSIPSAFELYHAGISFKAGSTISPRCISFQNGVLTMPRFVMDDSSEYFFLNMMAFERLHADAGNDVTEFVQFLGSILLSAQDVKLLCSEGVIENILHEDEAVVGMFKRLATDFVVVRGSAIGHLYQQVYMYIWNNPCRGLTYWFTQFVNTYFHTPWKAISLFAGTLLLMLSIVQTLYAVLSFYRKKD; encoded by the exons ATGGCGGATGAGACCGTGGAAGCATGGGTCGTGGACGTGGAGAAGACTCTCGTCGACTCCCAGCCAGAGGCGGAAGGGGCAAAGTGGATGGCTCAGAGCATCTACCTGGTGCCGGCGCGCATGAAGATCCTCGGCGCCGGCGCCTACAAGCCGCGCACATTGTCGCTGGGCCCCTACCACCATGGCGACCCCGACCTGCTGCCCATGGAGGTGCACAAGCGCCGCGCGCTCCGGCACGTTGTACGGCGCTCCGGTAAGACGGCCAGGCAGTTCGTCGCCGGCGTGGAGGAGGTCGCGGAGAAGCTGGAGGGCGCGTACGCGGATCTCGGCGACGAGTGGCGCGGACCAGGCAACAGAAGCCGCTTCTTGCAGGTGATGGTCACCGACGGGTGCTTCCTGCTCGAGGTGATGAGGATGGCCGCGGCGGGGGAGCACGTCGGGGACTACGCTCCCAAGGATCCAGTCTTCAGCATGCATGGCCTTCTGTACACAGTTCCACACATCAGGCTGGACATGGTCATCATGGAGAACCAGCTGCCGCTCCTCCTGCTACAGAAGATCATGGCCCTGGAGAATGTCAATACTAATTTG ACCGACGAATTCGCCATCAACCGAATGGTGCTGGAGTTTCTGTCCACGATGTTGCAGCCGCTTCCGCCGGGCATCGGGCTGGCGCTCCACCCCCTCGATGTTATCCGGCGGAGCTTCCTCTCCGGCCAGGACCAGTTAACTTCGATCACACAGGGCCAGGGGTACAGCATCCCGTCGGCGTTTGAGCTCTACCACGCCGGGATCAGTTTCAAGGCGGGCAGTACGATCAGCCCACGTTGCATTAGCTTTCAGAATGGCGTGCTGACCATGCCTCGGTTTGTTATGGACGACAGCAGCGAGTACTTTTTTCTCAACATGATGGCGTTCGAGCGGCTCCACGCCGACGCCGGGAATGACGTGACGGAGTTCGTTCAGTTCCTGGGCAGCATCCTCCTGTCAGCCCAGGACGTGAAGCTCCTGTGCTCCGAGGGGGTCATCGAGAACATACTCCACGAGGACGAGGCGGTCGTGGGCATGTTCAAGCGGCTCGCCACCGACTTCGTGGTCGTGCGGGGCAGCGCCATCGGCCACTTGTACCAGCAGGTGTACATGTACATTTGGAACAATCCCTGTCGGGGACTCACCTACTGGTTCACGCAGTTCGTCAACACCTACTTCCACACCCCTTGGAAGGCCATCTCGCTCTTCGCCGGCACTCTCCTCCTCATGCTCAGCATCGTGCAGACCTTGTACGCCGTCCTATCTTTCTATCGCAAAAAGGACTAA